Proteins from one Drosophila gunungcola strain Sukarami chromosome 3R, Dgunungcola_SK_2, whole genome shotgun sequence genomic window:
- the LOC128252172 gene encoding calmodulin — protein sequence MSMDPSVSLEDLERRRRRTSSARKQSQTPQPPSHLADSEAMAVINEIFNPTLKLPESSGHYTLPEEMSADDHVAPHELDIAKLAELKEVFSLFDTDCDGLISKEDLRFTYTALGNEPNEQLMEQMMQEAKEPLDYEAFVRLMSRRTQELDPEDVLLEAWSKWDDHGTGKIEERKIYEELTNYGDKMTLNEAKEALSHAPMAKPKSLEEPPMIDYPAFCRMLSGMRKRKGE from the exons ATGTCCATGGATCCATCGGTTTCCCTAGAGGATCTGGAGCGT CGCCGACGTCGCACCAGTTCCGCCCGTAAGCAGTCACAGACTCCTCAACCACCTTCGCACCTGGCGGATTCGGAGGCCATGGCCGTGATCAATGAGATTTTCAATCCCACGCTGAAGCTGCCGGAGTCCAGTGGCCACTACACGTTGCCCGAGGAGATGAGTGCCGATGACCATGTGGCGCCCCATGAACTGGACATTGCCAAGCTGGCCGAGCTGAAGGAA GTCTTCTCCCTCTTCGATACGGACTGCGATGGGTTGATCTCCAAGGAGGATCTGCGGTTCACCTACACGGCCCTGGGTAACGAGCCCAACGAGCAGCTGATGGAGCAGATGATGCAGGAGGCCAAGGAACCGCTCGACTACGAGGCCTTTGTCCGGCTGATGAGCCGACGCACCCAGGAGCTGGATCCCGAGGATGTGCTGCTCGAGGCATGGAGCAAGTGGGATGACCACGGCACGGGCAAGATCGAGGAACGCAA AATCTATGAAGAGCTGACCAACTACGGCGACAAAATGACCCTAAACGAGGCCAAGGAGGCCCTCAGCCATGCGCCGATGGCCAAACCCAAGTCCTTGGAGGAGCCGCCCATGATCGATTATCCGGCCTTCTGTCGCATGCTCAGCGGTATGCGCAAGCGAAAAGGGGAATAG